From the genome of Bordetella sp. H567, one region includes:
- a CDS encoding glycerate kinase: MKIVIAPDSFKESLSAPEAAAAIARGVRAACADADIVTIPMADGGEGTVAAVLAAAGGQWRSTDVTDALGAMAPAAWGWLGADTAVIEMAAAAGLEQVPVERRDPLRATSRGVGELMRAALDAGARRIILGLGGSATNDAGAGMLCALGLRILDGQGMPVADGGAGLAQAVTIDTDALDPRLASVRIEVASDVDNPLCGPHGASAVFGPQKGATPDQVRQLDAALGHFADLCARTLGRDARDRPGAGAAGGLGFAAHAFLDASFRPGVEVVAELGGLAQAMRGATLAFTGEGRMDEQTLHGKTPAGVARIANRAGVPVVALAGSLGGGYEKLYEVGITAAYSLACGPMTLAQACAQAAELLTDRARDATRLFLAGRRGEQPG, translated from the coding sequence GTGAAAATCGTCATCGCGCCCGACTCCTTCAAGGAAAGCCTTTCCGCTCCCGAAGCCGCCGCCGCGATCGCCCGCGGCGTCCGTGCCGCCTGCGCCGATGCCGATATCGTCACGATTCCCATGGCCGACGGCGGCGAAGGTACGGTAGCGGCGGTGCTCGCGGCCGCGGGCGGGCAGTGGCGGTCGACCGATGTGACCGATGCGCTGGGCGCGATGGCACCCGCGGCATGGGGCTGGCTGGGAGCAGACACGGCGGTCATCGAAATGGCGGCGGCGGCAGGCCTGGAACAGGTTCCCGTGGAACGGCGCGACCCCTTGCGCGCGACAAGCCGCGGCGTTGGCGAACTCATGCGCGCCGCGCTGGATGCCGGTGCGCGCCGCATTATTCTCGGGTTGGGCGGCTCGGCTACCAACGACGCCGGCGCCGGCATGCTCTGCGCGCTCGGCCTGCGGATTCTCGATGGCCAGGGCATGCCGGTCGCCGATGGCGGTGCGGGCTTGGCCCAGGCCGTGACGATAGACACCGATGCGCTCGATCCCAGGCTGGCGTCCGTCCGCATCGAAGTCGCCTCGGACGTCGACAATCCGCTGTGTGGGCCGCACGGCGCGTCGGCGGTCTTCGGCCCGCAGAAGGGCGCGACGCCCGACCAGGTGCGGCAGCTGGATGCCGCGCTCGGGCATTTCGCGGACCTGTGCGCGCGCACGCTGGGGCGCGATGCGCGCGACCGCCCGGGTGCCGGCGCGGCCGGCGGACTCGGCTTCGCCGCACATGCCTTCCTGGACGCGTCCTTCCGGCCCGGCGTGGAGGTGGTCGCCGAGCTTGGCGGTTTGGCGCAAGCGATGCGCGGGGCAACGCTGGCGTTCACCGGCGAAGGACGCATGGACGAACAAACCCTGCATGGCAAGACGCCGGCTGGTGTCGCCCGCATCGCGAACCGGGCCGGCGTGCCGGTGGTCGCGCTGGCCGGCTCGCTGGGTGGCGGCTACGAAAAGCTGTACGAGGTGGGTATTACGGCGGCCTACAGTCTGGCCTGCGGGCCGATGACGCTGGCGCAAGCCTGCGCGCAGGCGGCGGAACTGCTGACCGATCGTGCCCGCGATGCCACCCGCCTGTTCCTGGCGGGACGGCGCGGCGAACAGCCCGGCTGA
- the rsmA gene encoding 16S rRNA (adenine(1518)-N(6)/adenine(1519)-N(6))-dimethyltransferase RsmA, with the protein MPQHQARKRFGQHFLVDEGVIDAIVRAIGPAADDRMIEIGPGLSALTRPLLDRVRQLNVVEIDRDLAERLRRDHAPDRLAVVQADALTVDFAQFGTDLRIVGNLPYNISSPILFHLMSVSDRVRDQHFMLQREVIDRMAAQPASGDYGRLSVMLQSRYRIEKLFDVPPEAFDPPPRVVSAVVRMVPLPSDRIRPRSEAALEQVVARAFSQRRKMLRRGLGDWAPRVPWEELGIAPTARAEEVSVAKFIALADALLDAGLVGPERPHSAELDT; encoded by the coding sequence ATGCCCCAGCATCAGGCGCGTAAGCGCTTCGGACAGCACTTCCTGGTCGACGAAGGCGTCATCGACGCCATCGTCCGCGCGATAGGTCCCGCCGCCGACGACCGAATGATCGAAATCGGCCCGGGCCTGTCGGCGCTGACGCGGCCCTTGCTGGACCGCGTGCGGCAATTGAATGTGGTGGAAATCGACCGGGACCTGGCCGAACGCCTGCGGCGCGATCACGCGCCCGACCGCCTGGCGGTGGTCCAGGCCGATGCGCTGACGGTGGATTTCGCGCAGTTCGGCACCGATCTGCGCATCGTGGGCAACCTGCCGTACAACATTTCCAGTCCCATCCTGTTCCACCTGATGAGCGTCAGCGATCGGGTGCGGGACCAGCATTTCATGCTGCAGCGGGAAGTCATCGACCGCATGGCGGCGCAACCCGCGTCGGGCGACTATGGCCGGCTGTCCGTGATGCTGCAGTCACGCTATCGCATCGAAAAACTGTTCGACGTTCCGCCGGAGGCCTTCGACCCCCCGCCGCGCGTCGTCTCTGCGGTGGTGCGCATGGTGCCGCTGCCGTCCGATCGTATCCGCCCGCGCAGCGAAGCGGCGCTCGAGCAGGTCGTGGCGCGCGCTTTCTCCCAGCGGCGCAAGATGCTGCGGCGGGGCCTAGGCGATTGGGCGCCGCGCGTACCGTGGGAAGAACTGGGCATCGCGCCTACCGCGCGTGCCGAAGAAGTGTCCGTGGCGAAATTCATCGCCCTGGCCGATGCCTTGCTCGATGCGGGCCTGGTCGGCCCGGAGCGGCCGCATAGCGCCGAACTGGATACTTGA
- a CDS encoding peptidylprolyl isomerase has translation MMRSVFSPVRLARGILMLVACAALPLAAVAQAQSPSHGHPAAQSRKPAAKPAAPAPADTPAQAAPQGDQFADGIAAVVNKDVITMREVNEGVKAATQELTRQNIQLPDPKVLQRQVLQRLIMEDLQRQEAKRLNIRIDDAQVDQAIGTVAARNKMSMDQLRQAIEKQGINWQMYRKSIRNEVLADRLRQRTVDANLVISDAEVDAFLKEQQRRQGAAGAAPAGPAPSAAAASQPQMPTGPEVVGLAQILVRVPESATRDQVATLRKKAEDILARLKSGGDFASLAAATSDGPEALQGGAMGDRPLEGWPDLFVNAIANLKKGEVSGIIQSGNGFHILKVLDRRSAGGPAPARNPAQTPATAPAAPPTNPSSDGAIPLPQGPVQVTQTHARHILIKTSAVMTDEEARQRLALLRQRIVEGHEDFGALARQNSQDASAPQGGDLGWLNPGETVPEFEQAMNALQPDEVSEPVHTRFGWHLIQVLERRQKDVKDEVERLQARRVLFERRSELAFDDYLEQLRDQAYIDNRLEKRDQQNNQDSGAR, from the coding sequence GCCGGTTCGCCTTGCGCGCGGCATCCTGATGCTGGTTGCCTGCGCCGCGTTGCCGCTGGCCGCTGTCGCGCAGGCGCAATCCCCATCCCACGGCCACCCGGCCGCGCAGTCCCGCAAACCCGCGGCCAAGCCCGCTGCTCCCGCGCCGGCTGATACGCCTGCGCAAGCGGCGCCGCAAGGAGACCAGTTCGCCGACGGTATCGCCGCGGTCGTGAACAAGGACGTCATCACGATGCGGGAGGTCAACGAGGGCGTCAAGGCCGCCACGCAGGAGCTGACCCGCCAGAACATCCAGCTGCCGGATCCCAAGGTCTTGCAGCGCCAGGTGCTCCAGCGGCTGATCATGGAAGATCTGCAGCGGCAGGAAGCCAAGCGCCTGAACATTCGCATCGACGACGCCCAGGTGGACCAGGCCATCGGCACCGTGGCCGCCCGCAACAAGATGTCGATGGACCAATTGCGCCAGGCCATCGAAAAACAAGGCATCAACTGGCAGATGTACCGCAAGAGCATCCGCAATGAAGTGCTGGCGGACCGCCTGCGCCAGCGCACGGTCGATGCCAATCTGGTGATTTCCGATGCGGAAGTGGATGCCTTTCTGAAAGAACAGCAGCGCCGCCAAGGCGCCGCGGGCGCGGCGCCCGCCGGCCCGGCGCCGTCTGCCGCGGCGGCATCCCAGCCCCAGATGCCGACCGGTCCGGAAGTCGTCGGCCTGGCGCAGATCCTGGTGCGCGTGCCCGAAAGCGCCACGCGCGATCAGGTCGCCACGCTGCGCAAGAAAGCGGAAGACATCCTGGCGCGCTTGAAGAGCGGCGGCGATTTCGCCAGCCTGGCCGCGGCCACTTCGGACGGTCCTGAAGCCCTGCAGGGCGGCGCCATGGGTGATCGCCCGCTGGAAGGGTGGCCGGACCTCTTCGTCAATGCCATCGCCAACCTGAAGAAGGGCGAGGTATCGGGCATCATCCAGAGCGGCAACGGCTTCCATATCCTGAAGGTGCTGGACCGCCGCAGCGCCGGCGGTCCGGCGCCGGCCCGCAATCCGGCGCAAACGCCGGCCACCGCGCCTGCCGCGCCGCCGACCAATCCCAGTTCCGACGGCGCCATCCCCTTGCCGCAAGGGCCGGTGCAGGTTACCCAGACGCATGCAAGGCACATCCTGATCAAGACCTCCGCCGTCATGACCGACGAGGAAGCACGCCAGCGCCTGGCGCTGCTGCGCCAGCGCATCGTCGAAGGCCACGAGGATTTCGGCGCGCTGGCACGGCAGAATTCCCAGGATGCGAGCGCGCCGCAGGGCGGCGACCTGGGTTGGCTCAATCCCGGCGAAACCGTGCCGGAATTCGAGCAAGCCATGAACGCGCTGCAGCCGGACGAAGTCAGCGAGCCTGTTCACACCCGTTTCGGATGGCACCTGATCCAGGTGCTGGAGCGTCGGCAGAAAGACGTCAAGGACGAGGTCGAACGCCTGCAGGCACGCCGCGTCTTGTTCGAGCGGCGCTCCGAGCTTGCCTTCGACGACTACCTGGAACAGCTGCGCGACCAGGCCTATATCGACAACCGCCTGGAAAAGCGGGACCAGCAGAATAACCAGGACAGCGGTGCCCGGTAA